The Pontibacter korlensis sequence GGCTTACTGAACTGCAGCTTACCCGTGATGTTATACTTAAAGCGGTAGAAAGCCCCCTGGTGCGTCGGCCCCGCCAGCTGCCCGTTTACCTTGACTTCGGCATCGGTCATCGCCCCCTCAAACACCAGGTATACTTCCTTCTCCTGCCAGGTGGCCGGGACCTGGAACCGGTGTTTGTAGAGGCCTTGCTCATCGGCGAAGCGGAAGTTCTTGCCGTAGGTTTTGTAGTCGCGGCCGTAGTTGTAGGTGCCAAAGCCTTGCTGCTCCCAACAGGAAGGCACCTCGATTGTTGTCCAGTAGCCACTTTTTCGGCCTTTCGTGCAGAAAAAATCCCAAGTTTTGGTGTGGTCCTTATCAGTGCCGGAGAGGTACTGGATTTCCTTCGATTGAGCAGGAGCCTGGCCTATACCCAAGAGCTGCAGCACGAGCAAAAAAGCAAGGCACCGCCTGACAGAAAACCTGCTTTCACTTTCCAGGCGCTTGCCGCCTGCCGTTCTGTCTTTCTTGTGCTTTATCATCCTTGCTTAGCGGTTACTGTCCCCTGTTTTAAAGGTCAGGCTTTGCGCATCCCGCAACAGTGTCACCCCCATCAGCCCGATGACCACATCATTAGCCAGCGCCCGCACCTGCAGCGATTGGAGCTGTTTTTCCGGGTTGAGCGGCAGGTCCAGCACGGTTGCCGCGCCGCCGGGGATGTAGCTGTTGTAGGCAAAGCCTTTGATGTCGGAGTAGGCAAAGTCCTGCAGCACCTCCCCTGTCTTCAGGTGGACCCGGATCGGCTTGGGTTTGGCGATGCGGAAGGAGTAGTCGTTCAGGTAGTAATCCTGCTCAATCGGCCACCAGGTCTCCGGGTTGCGCAGCACCAGCCTCTCCTCAGAACCATCGGTATACTGCACCAACACTTCTCCATTATCGAAGCGCGACTGCATCGGGTTGGTGGAGCCTGCCATTAAAAAATAGACGTGGCTGGCGCTGCCCTCCAGGGGCACCGAAACTTCCTGCGGGTAGTTATCCCACTGGCTCGTAAAGATGATGTTATTCCCGCTGCCGGGACCCGTTGTGCTGAAAGCAAGGCCATTGCCTAAGTCCAGCTTGCCCTCCGCACCCGCTTTGGCACGCAGGCCAGCGTCGTCTATCTCCGCTGTCACGAAGGGATAGCACCAGTTGCCTATGCCCTGCAAAGGCAACTGCAGCGTTGCCGAGCTTGGCCGTGGCGAGGCGTACCTGTTCCTGAAAATCTGCGTTACCTTATCATTGTAGTGACCGGCAAGGTCCACGGCCTCCAAAGTCTTTCCCTTGGCTTTTTCCGGAAGCGGCAGGTTCCAACTTGTGATGTCTTCTGAGGCGATCAAGCCCTCTCTCGTGCTTACCTCGACTCTATTCGTACCCAACAAAAGGTGCGCTGCCGGAATGGTGACAGGGGCAGACGCGCTGTAAGGCGCCACCCGCAGGTCTACCTTCTTAGTGTAGTCGCCGGTTCTGATGGTTACGCTTCTCTCGAAATCAGTAGAAGTATTATTCTGAAGTACAAATTTAACCTGATCATCAGCTTGGTCATGGCGTGCAAGAATTTGGAAGGGTTTTCGGATCTCTACATCGATGGGCTGCCACCAGCTCAGGTCGCCCTGCCTGACTTTGGCAAAGAAGGTATGGTGTCCTTCCTGGCCTGCCACCTTGACTTTTGCTTGGCTCCCGCTCCTCAAGGAGCTCAGGACAATGTTTTGCGGGTCTTTCCATTCGAGCAGTTCCAGCTTTCCGAAATCGATGCTTTGCTCCGCCTCTTGGGCCGCTACGGCGCTATAGGTTGGCTTTGCCAGCTCCTCTCCTTTCCAGGTGATCACCACTTCATACGTTTCGGCCAACTCGGGCGCGATGCTTATTTGCGGTTTGCCAACGGCATTGGTATAGTTCGTCCACTTTACCTCTTTGCCGTTAACCCGCACGGAGGCCACTTCTGCACGCAGGGCTGCTGCCCTGAATTTTAGTTTTAGCTTCTTGCCCAGCCTTGGGGTGATGCGGTAGGTTTCCTGGCTATCCTCCCGGCGGAAATCATAGCTGATGTCCGGTGTTTCGAGGGAGGCAAAGTTCCAGTCCGAAGGCAGGCCCGGGCGCACGAGCAACTCGCCAGCCAACATGTCGGGCACGAGGCCGAACATCCCCTCCACCAAAGCGCGGGAACTGATGCCGATGCCATCGGCAAAATCGCGGTAAAGCTCGCCGCGGTAGTGGTCGTAGTAGGAAAGCTGCTGCAAATTACCCGGGCTCGAACCCATGTACATGCTTTCCATCAGCGCGCTGCGCAGCAACCTGTTTCCTTTTTCCGTGTTGCCAGCCTGCCAGTAAGCCAGCGCCGTATGCGCCACCTCGGCCAGGGCCACGTTGTTTACCGACCAGGTATAAGGCATCCAGCTGGTGGTGGTCAGGGTAACCAGGTCCTCATTGGGCAGGTGCGTGTTTCGGATAGGAATGTGCGGGATTTGCGTGTCCACGTAGCGCAGCATCTGGTAGGCCTGAAACGGGTCAGGCACCTCCGAATCGAGGGTATGGTAGACTGTCCAGAGGGCAGCCGAGGTATGCAATCCTTTTCGCCCCAGCAAGTCCTTGTACTCGGCGTACCAGCCTTTGCCCGGCATCCACATGTTGGCCTCTAGCGCACTTTTGATTTTTGCCGCTTCCTCCTGGAAGGGCTCCGGGTCTTTGCCGATGAGGCTGGCCAGCCTGGCTGCCGTTTTGTTTGAGAAGTAATGGTAGGCAGAAGAGTGCGTGACGCCGCCCCCGCTGTACTGCACCGCATCGCTTGCCCAGAAGCTGGCATAGGCGTCGTAGAGCCCGTCATCATCAGTATCAAAGTTTCGCTTTTCCCAAGCCAGGTGGCGCTCCAGCATCGGCCAGGCCTCTTTGATGTAGGCCGTGTCGCCTGTCCACAGGAAGTGGCGCAAAAGCTCGTCGATGAACACCATGTTCATGTCGTAGTGGTGCGCCACTTTTTTGCTGCCGGGGTTGCGGGAGATATAGCCGTTGGTGTAGAGCGAGATGCCCAGCTCTTCTGTCTGCCGGGCCCAGTTACGCTCTTCGTCGGGCACCACGGGCCCGCTTGCCGGGGAGGTAACCTGCGCCTCGCTGTAGCCCCGGAAATGCGTGCGCGCCCGCTCGTGCCAGCCCAGCGCATCGGCCACATAAGCGCCGCGCCAGCCGTTGAGCGGCATACGCCAGGCAATGGCCCCATGCACATAGCTCTTGCCATCCCAGATCGCGTCTGCGGCAATGCTTAAGGCGCCCCCGAGGGTATTCAGGTAAGGGTCTGGTGTGTGGAGCTTCACCTGGCTAGCTACTTTTTTTCGCGCCGCCTCCGCCTCCGCAAAGGCCTGGGGTAGCTCCTGATAGGTCTTCAGTTCAGCGCTGTGGCCGTTCTGCAGGCCAAAGTATACTTTCTGGCTTCCTGAGAGGCGCTCGCTTCCTACCACCAGGGGAAGCGCTGCGCCAGCCGAGGCCAGCAAGGAATTTGGTGCGTCCTGCTTTTGCGCATCGCCTGTTTTCAAGGATGAGCCTGGAGAAACAACGCCGTAGATCTGGGCTGCTTTGTTTTTCTCCTTATAGTCTAAGCGAAAGGTATTGTCACGCAGGGTGATCGTATTGCCCTGGCAATGCTCCGGGTGCAGGTAAAAGCCTTCCTCGGGATCTGCCCCAATGTCGCCATCGCGGGAGGGCCGGTGCCCGCTGGCTCCCCCGTAGGCCCAGATAAGCTCAAAATCCGGCGTCCCCGGTGTTTTCTCCAGCGATACCAGCATGCCTTCCGCGTCGGCCATGGCCATCACCTGTATGTGCAGTTGCCCCTGGTCCAGCAGCGGGTCCTTGATCTCGTAAAGCATGGTGCCTGGGCGGTAAATAGCCTTGATGTAATCCGCCTCGATGAGCCACTTGCTTCCTTTCTCCGTCGCGATGCCTAGCTTGAGGTTACCGCCTTTCCGCGGCATGTACATCAGGAACTCCGGCAGGTCGCCGGCCTCTACCCGAAATCCGGAGTTGGTGCCGTACAGCGCCCTGTTAAAGCGCCTTGCACCGTTCTCGATCACAAAGTCGCCGCCCTGAGGTTTGTACCGAAGCGGGCGCTCCATACTTAGTTTATCCTTTGTTACGGCAGCCTCCGGGGCAAGCGTTTCGGCCGCAAATGAAGGCGTGCCTTTTGTAGAAGTATACTGGGACTGACAGGACGCCAGCAAGATAAAAATTGTACAGAGCTGTTTACAGTTGACCATGCGCTTCATCGCTTCCTTCATGCATCTCTTCAACCCCTACCTGCCTTGCCCCTGTCACAGGGCCTCCTAGGGCGCAGGGGGAGATGCCGGATTAAAAATCATTTTAGCTTTTCTAAGATAGCGATTTAAAACCAGCCTGCTATCCTGCTATGTCCTGTTGCGGTTGAAAAAGCGGCGGCAAAGCGCTGGATGGGATGTACTCAAGCGCCCTGTTTAGGTTTGGCTGAAAAAATAAAGAGCGGTGCCGCGGCTGCTTTCAGCCACGGCACCGCTCTTTGCCCTGTGGTGCCCTACAAGGAGTTCCGACGGATAAGTACGAATGGGTTACGGATCTTTTCGCGCATTTTGTGCTTCATCATGTAGGCAGCGGTCTCTCCCATTTTCTCATGCTCTGTGGAGATGACGGTTATCCCATCTGCCAGGACTTCTTTCAAAGGGGTATCGTTATATGAGACGATCCCAAAGTCTTGCCCCAGCACAAGCCCCTGAGCCCGGCTACGCTTGATCAACTCAGTCAGATCCGACTCTTCCAGTACGACATAGGCTGTTTTCTCTGAAATTTGCTCCTCGTGTACCTCGCGGATGATGTTGTGCTCAAAAGCATTCAGCTTGCAGAAAGTCTGGAACCCCTTCACGATCTCTACCGGGTAAATCACTTCCTTAGGGTAGACCAGGGTTAAGTTGCTGTACTTGCAAAGCAGGTCCTTGCCAGACTGTAGGGCATTTCGGATATCCCGCTCAAAATCCTGGTAAATCGCCGCGCACTCTCCGTTGTACCCCTTCATGTCCTTATCCAGCAAGACAAGTTTCTCTTCCGGTATTTTCTTGATGGCCTCCAAGGCTTTGTCTGAATGCTCACTGAAGTGAGGCATAATTACGTAGTAGTTGTATTTCCCTAGGCTCTCCTCTATAAGGTTTTCACAAATTTTACCGTTAAAATGATGTATGTGTAAATCAACGACAGCCTCATCCCCGAGTGCCTGTAGCATGGCATAATAGACCGCCTTTTTGTAAACACTTAGTTTATTAAAAAGCAACAGCACTTTCATCTTATCCACCTTGAAGGTGTCGGAGATGTAGCAGCCCTTGCCTTTCACCGAATTGATCACGCCCCTTTTGCGCAGTTCCCTATAAGCCTTCTCTATCGTATCGCGCGAAAGATAGTACATCTCGCTTGTTTCATTGATGGAAGGAACCCGCTGGCCTCGTTTCAAAACACCGTCTTCTATATCAGAAATAACAGCATTGACCACTTGCAGGTACTTGGGAATGGAGGATGTAGCATCAATTCGGTCTAATAGTTCCATAGGATAAGTAGTTAATTAGAAAAATACATATAGCTAGAAAATCTATTTATTCCCAAGTTTGTATTACCCTGCTCCTGCCTTCCCAAGCAGTAAAGGCAACATGAAATAACTAAGCGAAGGGCGCTTTGACTCAATTCATCTTGGCCACCATCAGTGCTATTGGATAATTGAATTTTAACTGAAGACAAGTACATGCAGCTGTCGCTCTTGAGTGCTTTCCATGCCTTTAAGCACCTTTACATAAGCAAGTACTTACTCTTTCATTTAACGCAAAAGCACTATATATAGTTTTAATCTCTTTGATTTATAAGTATATGCAGCCAATATGTTTATATAAAATATATTAAGCAAGTACTCACTGCTATAAAAATATAAAAAGAATTAAAAACACGTCCTATTCAAAGAGCGGCAACTTGGATTTTCCCTTACCCAAAGGATCACCAGGTACACTCATGGGTGGTCAGGCACATGCTACAGGTTACTTAATGCAATTGTCATGCAAGATAGATGGGCCCCTTATCATACACTGCAGCCCGTATAGCTTAACCTGTTTAGTTCAAGTAGTAGAGTCTTTTAAAAGCAGCTGCTTGATAATATGAGGCTGGTAGAGCTACCTGCACGATGAATAAGATACCTGTCACTAGTGTAGGTGCAGCATAATGGATTTCCTTCAGCAGCAGGGCAATTTGCTTCGCGCCTCTTCACGAAAGGCTACTAATTGGTAAGCCCACTGTGGATATGTGGAAAACTACACGTAAGTTTTCCACATATCCACAGCATAGATACAATGGCAGCACCAGGAAAGCGCTGAGCAATTCCTGGTGCTGCAGTTAAACCAGGGCACCAATGCCGTGGCTGGAATCGATTTCCCCATATGCCTTTCTTTACTTGACCCGTTGCCGGTTTCGCGCTACTTTTGATACAAACTGGTGGCGCTATGAAAAAAGACATCCTCAACCGTTTTGATCGCATTGTGGCAATCCTGATCCACCTGCAGTCCGGACACGTGGTCAAGGCGCAGGAGCTGGCAGACCGCTTTGAAGTGAGTCTGCGCACCATTTACAGGGACGTGCGTTCGCTGGAGGCGGCAGGTGTCCCCATCACCGGGGAGGCCGGCGTGGGCTATGCGCTGGTGGAGGGCTACCGCCTACCGCCTGTGCTCTTCACGCCGGAGGAGGCCGCCAGTTTCGTTGCCGCCGAAAAACTGATGCAGAAATTCAGTGACAGGGCCCTCGGCGCCCACTACGAGGCAGCGATGTACAAAATAAAATCCGTACTCAAGAGCCACACCAAGGAGCGGGTGGCCGCCCTGCAGGCGCAGGTGTGGGT is a genomic window containing:
- a CDS encoding GntR family transcriptional regulator; the encoded protein is MELLDRIDATSSIPKYLQVVNAVISDIEDGVLKRGQRVPSINETSEMYYLSRDTIEKAYRELRKRGVINSVKGKGCYISDTFKVDKMKVLLLFNKLSVYKKAVYYAMLQALGDEAVVDLHIHHFNGKICENLIEESLGKYNYYVIMPHFSEHSDKALEAIKKIPEEKLVLLDKDMKGYNGECAAIYQDFERDIRNALQSGKDLLCKYSNLTLVYPKEVIYPVEIVKGFQTFCKLNAFEHNIIREVHEEQISEKTAYVVLEESDLTELIKRSRAQGLVLGQDFGIVSYNDTPLKEVLADGITVISTEHEKMGETAAYMMKHKMREKIRNPFVLIRRNSL
- a CDS encoding DUF4450 domain-containing protein, which translates into the protein MVNCKQLCTIFILLASCQSQYTSTKGTPSFAAETLAPEAAVTKDKLSMERPLRYKPQGGDFVIENGARRFNRALYGTNSGFRVEAGDLPEFLMYMPRKGGNLKLGIATEKGSKWLIEADYIKAIYRPGTMLYEIKDPLLDQGQLHIQVMAMADAEGMLVSLEKTPGTPDFELIWAYGGASGHRPSRDGDIGADPEEGFYLHPEHCQGNTITLRDNTFRLDYKEKNKAAQIYGVVSPGSSLKTGDAQKQDAPNSLLASAGAALPLVVGSERLSGSQKVYFGLQNGHSAELKTYQELPQAFAEAEAARKKVASQVKLHTPDPYLNTLGGALSIAADAIWDGKSYVHGAIAWRMPLNGWRGAYVADALGWHERARTHFRGYSEAQVTSPASGPVVPDEERNWARQTEELGISLYTNGYISRNPGSKKVAHHYDMNMVFIDELLRHFLWTGDTAYIKEAWPMLERHLAWEKRNFDTDDDGLYDAYASFWASDAVQYSGGGVTHSSAYHYFSNKTAARLASLIGKDPEPFQEEAAKIKSALEANMWMPGKGWYAEYKDLLGRKGLHTSAALWTVYHTLDSEVPDPFQAYQMLRYVDTQIPHIPIRNTHLPNEDLVTLTTTSWMPYTWSVNNVALAEVAHTALAYWQAGNTEKGNRLLRSALMESMYMGSSPGNLQQLSYYDHYRGELYRDFADGIGISSRALVEGMFGLVPDMLAGELLVRPGLPSDWNFASLETPDISYDFRREDSQETYRITPRLGKKLKLKFRAAALRAEVASVRVNGKEVKWTNYTNAVGKPQISIAPELAETYEVVITWKGEELAKPTYSAVAAQEAEQSIDFGKLELLEWKDPQNIVLSSLRSGSQAKVKVAGQEGHHTFFAKVRQGDLSWWQPIDVEIRKPFQILARHDQADDQVKFVLQNNTSTDFERSVTIRTGDYTKKVDLRVAPYSASAPVTIPAAHLLLGTNRVEVSTREGLIASEDITSWNLPLPEKAKGKTLEAVDLAGHYNDKVTQIFRNRYASPRPSSATLQLPLQGIGNWCYPFVTAEIDDAGLRAKAGAEGKLDLGNGLAFSTTGPGSGNNIIFTSQWDNYPQEVSVPLEGSASHVYFLMAGSTNPMQSRFDNGEVLVQYTDGSEERLVLRNPETWWPIEQDYYLNDYSFRIAKPKPIRVHLKTGEVLQDFAYSDIKGFAYNSYIPGGAATVLDLPLNPEKQLQSLQVRALANDVVIGLMGVTLLRDAQSLTFKTGDSNR